In the Natronobacterium texcoconense genome, one interval contains:
- a CDS encoding queuosine precursor transporter — translation MAHSHAESPPRRGVPTVPQVALIGLFVTALVTAQVTASKVLAFSIPFSLPVTGSELVLPGAALAYALTFMASDCYTELYGRRAAQIVVNVAFALNFVVLALVWSTIAAPAAETSIDPGMFADVLGASTNIVLGSLLAYLVSQNWDVIVFHRIREYTGRSKLWLRNIGSTATSQAIDTVIFVAIAFAIAPALLGVGVVLPLEEIAALMIGQYLLKLAIAVVDTPIVYAIVALVRSRTDGEVATTAS, via the coding sequence ATGGCCCACTCTCACGCAGAGTCACCGCCGCGTCGCGGCGTACCGACAGTGCCACAGGTGGCACTGATCGGTCTGTTCGTGACGGCGCTGGTGACGGCGCAGGTGACTGCATCGAAGGTGCTCGCGTTCTCGATTCCGTTCTCGTTACCGGTTACGGGTTCGGAACTCGTCTTGCCCGGTGCGGCACTCGCCTACGCGCTCACGTTCATGGCGAGTGACTGCTATACCGAACTCTACGGTCGGCGAGCGGCCCAGATCGTCGTCAACGTCGCCTTCGCGTTGAATTTTGTCGTGCTCGCGCTCGTCTGGTCGACGATTGCGGCGCCGGCCGCCGAGACGAGCATCGATCCGGGCATGTTCGCCGACGTGCTCGGTGCGTCGACCAACATCGTCCTCGGAAGCCTGCTGGCGTACCTCGTCAGCCAGAACTGGGACGTGATCGTCTTCCACCGGATTCGCGAGTATACCGGTCGGAGCAAACTCTGGCTGCGCAATATCGGCTCGACGGCGACCAGCCAGGCGATCGACACCGTCATCTTCGTCGCGATCGCGTTCGCGATCGCTCCGGCACTGCTCGGCGTCGGGGTCGTGCTCCCGCTCGAGGAGATCGCGGCGCTGATGATCGGCCAGTACCTGCTGAAACTAGCCATCGCGGTCGTCGACACGCCGATCGTCTACGCGATCGTCGCACTCGTCCGCTCGCGAACCGACGGCGAGGTCGCGACGACGGCGTCGTAA
- a CDS encoding aminopeptidase, whose amino-acid sequence MDERVREHAEVLVDWSARIEEGDDVVLSVGPDAHELAVAVAEKLGERGANLLATYSSGEITRAYLRAHDGEFDENPDHERALLEETDVYLSIGGGRNTSATADVPGDVRSEYRDARTEIREARYDTRWVSTYHPTRALAQQAEMAYEEYQEFVYDAVLRDWESLADEMAQMKELLDEGSEVRLVSEGTDLTMQIDDRTAVNSAASVAYDSHNLPSGEVFTAPYGTEGEVTFDVPMTLRGESVRNVRLEFEDGEVVDHEAEQGESVVGDILEADEGARRLGELGIGMNRAIDRHTDNIMFDEKMGDTVHLAVGRAYDACLPDGESGNDSAVHVDMITDVSEDSRLEIDGEVVQENGQFRWE is encoded by the coding sequence ATGGACGAACGCGTTCGCGAACACGCCGAGGTACTGGTCGACTGGAGCGCTCGCATCGAGGAGGGCGACGACGTCGTCCTCTCGGTGGGTCCAGACGCACACGAACTGGCCGTCGCCGTCGCCGAGAAACTCGGCGAACGCGGGGCGAACCTGCTTGCAACCTACAGTTCCGGCGAGATCACGCGAGCGTACCTCCGCGCTCACGACGGCGAGTTCGACGAGAACCCCGACCACGAACGAGCGCTGCTCGAGGAGACCGACGTCTACCTCTCGATCGGCGGTGGGCGGAACACGAGCGCGACTGCTGACGTCCCCGGCGACGTTCGAAGCGAGTATCGCGACGCCCGCACGGAGATCCGAGAGGCCCGTTACGATACGCGCTGGGTGTCGACCTACCATCCGACGCGGGCGCTCGCACAGCAGGCCGAGATGGCCTACGAGGAGTACCAGGAGTTCGTCTACGACGCAGTCCTTCGCGACTGGGAGTCGCTGGCCGACGAGATGGCACAGATGAAAGAGCTGCTAGACGAGGGATCGGAAGTGCGACTCGTCTCCGAGGGGACCGACCTCACGATGCAGATTGACGACCGAACCGCCGTCAATAGCGCGGCCTCGGTCGCCTACGACTCGCACAACCTCCCGAGCGGCGAGGTCTTTACCGCACCCTACGGGACGGAGGGAGAGGTCACCTTCGACGTCCCGATGACGCTGCGTGGCGAGTCGGTCCGGAACGTCCGCCTCGAGTTCGAGGACGGCGAGGTCGTCGACCACGAGGCCGAACAGGGCGAATCCGTCGTCGGCGACATTCTCGAGGCCGACGAGGGGGCTCGGCGACTGGGCGAACTCGGGATCGGGATGAACCGTGCGATCGACCGCCACACGGACAACATCATGTTCGACGAGAAGATGGGCGACACCGTCCATCTGGCGGTCGGGCGCGCCTACGACGCCTGTCTTCCCGACGGCGAGTCGGGCAACGACTCCGCGGTCCACGTCGACATGATCACCGACGTCAGCGAGGATTCCCGACTCGAGATCGACGGCGAGGTCGTTCAGGAAAACGGCCAGTTCCGCTGGGAGTGA
- a CDS encoding PadR family transcriptional regulator, whose translation MDDLTGFQRDLLYVIAGADQPSGQDVKGEIETYYSSEINHGRLYPNLDTLVNRELVEKGQLDRRTNYYEITDMGVEQIEQRREWERQYVDV comes from the coding sequence ATGGACGATTTGACTGGATTCCAGCGTGACCTCCTGTACGTAATCGCGGGCGCCGACCAGCCGTCCGGACAGGACGTCAAAGGCGAGATCGAGACGTACTACAGTTCGGAGATCAACCACGGCCGACTCTATCCCAACCTCGATACCCTCGTCAACAGGGAACTCGTCGAGAAGGGACAACTCGACCGGCGAACGAACTATTACGAGATAACCGATATGGGGGTGGAACAGATCGAACAGCGACGGGAGTGGGAAAGACAGTACGTCGACGTCTGA